In one Vanessa tameamea isolate UH-Manoa-2023 chromosome 10, ilVanTame1 primary haplotype, whole genome shotgun sequence genomic region, the following are encoded:
- the LOC113391993 gene encoding ATP-binding cassette sub-family G member 1 translates to MTPGVKDGQCMELSNNNVTPLLPRTSVCLEFKNITCSIKTFSLSKFQLETRNILNGVNGCFKPGQLTAIMGPSGAGKTTLLNILAGYSTKGAKGEIIVNGVCTCASQSTGRGGARYIRQHDDLRVHLTVYESMSLAAALKLADFKPRERKEKVLEVLALLGLSKTSRTLCRDLSGGQKRRLAVALELLSDPSLLFLDEPTTGLDSSASTSLIALLNGLARGGRTLVATIHQPSALLFDKIDSIYCLTSGSTLYSGPRVHLIPSLDSAGLRCPPYHNPADFLMEVASGEYDVDLNKAAKAMLQYKPESTSREWEDVPVISTFSNTLSIDTEMKDKQLRSNKKYQKNYSNRPSGYLKQTWILLYRNYLITTRNYSLFLYRVAAHVVIALIFGYLYSGVGSEASSVLGNYVYLYGSMLLVVYTGKMSVTLSFPLEMDILKGEYFNRWYSLGPYIFSILAVELPFQMISCVSYVVLSYWLTDNPLESTRATLFLATIVATSLCAQAWGYFIGSTTPTKIAVFIGPVLACLFSIFGFCLSLRDTPYSFRWLHHISYFRAGFHVAVHSIYGFNRTKMHCAKEYCHYITPSKFLVEMDMATIDVGVNMAIVLTTTVLMHILTCTTLWYRLNKR, encoded by the exons aaactaggaatattttaaatggtgtAAATGGATGCTTTAAACCGGGACAACTCACGGCCATCATGGGTCCGTCCGGTGCTGGGAAAACGACTCTGCTAAATATTCTAGCCGGCTATTC AACGAAAGGAGCGAAGGGCGAGATAATAGTGAACGGCGTGTGTACATGCGCGTCGCAGTCCACCGGACGGGGAGGCGCGAGATATATCCGCCAGCACGATGATCTCCGCGTACACCTTACCGTTTACGAATCCATGTCTCTCGCCGCTGCACTTAAACTGGCCGATTTCAAGCCACGAGAACGCAAAGAGAAA GTATTGGAAGTCTTGGCGCTTTTGGGTCTCAGTAAAACTTCTCGGACACTTTGCAGAGATCTATCCGGCGGTCAAAAAAGAAGGCTAGCTGTTGCTCTTGAGCTATTATCAGACCCATCATTACTATTTCTCGATGAACCAACTAC cGGATTAGATTCTTCAGCGTCGACATCTCTCATTGCCCTTCTCAACGGCTTAGCACGTGGAGGTCGAACTCTAGTGGCCACCATACATCAACCCTCTGCACTCCTTTTCGATAAGATTGACTCTATCTACTGCTTAACATCTGGAAGTACGCTCTACTCTGGACCACGAGTTCACCTCATTCCATCTCTGGACAGCGCTGGTTTAAGATGTCCGCCATATCATAACCCAGCTGATTTCT tgaTGGAAGTAGCCTCTGGAGAATATGACGTTGACTTAAACAAAGCCGCTAAAGCGATGCTTCAGTACAAGCCTGAATCTACCTCTAGGGAATGGGAAGATGTGCCAGTTATATCAACGTTCTCTAATACACTCA GTATAGATACCGAAATGAAAGACAAACAACTGCGAAGCAACAAGAAATATCAAAAGAACTATTCGAATAGACCATCTGGATACTTGAAACAAACGTGGATCCTGCTTTAcaggaattatttaataacgacGAGAAATTAC TCTCTATTCCTGTATCGAGTGGCAGCTCATGTCGTGATCGCCCTGATATTTGGATATTTGTACTCGGGGGTTGGCAGCGAGGCTAGCAGCGTTCTTGGAAATTACGTCTACTTATACGGTTCGATGTTGCTCGTGGTTTATACGGGAAAAATGTCTGTCACATTGTCgt TTCCTCTGGAAATGGATATATTAAAAGGCGAATACTTTAATCGATGGTATAGTTTAGGACCttacatattttcaatattagccGTGGAGTTACCATTTCAG ATGATATCATGTGTTTCGTACGTCGTCTTGTCATACTGGCTAACTGACAACCCGCTCGAATCAACACGAGCGACACTATTTCTTGCCACAATAGTTGCCACTTCGCTCTGCGCTCAAGCATGGGGTTATTTTATTGGATCTACAACACCTACAAAg attGCTGTTTTCATAGGCCCAGTACTTGCCTGTCTATTTTCCATATTTGGTTTCTGCTTATCGTTAAGGGACACACCATACTCGTTCCGATGGCTCCACCATATCTCTTACTTCAGAGCCGGCTTCCACGTCGCTGTGCACTCCATATACGGATTTAATAGAACGAAAATGCACTGCGCTAAAg AATATTGCCACTATATAACGCCAAGCAAATTCCTCGTTGAAATGGATATGGCTACCATAGATGTTGGTGTTAATATGGCCATCGTGCTAACAACAACAGTTTTGATGCACATATTAACCTGTACGACGCTCTGGTATCGACTCAACAAAAGATGA